Proteins encoded within one genomic window of Citrobacter amalonaticus Y19:
- the speA gene encoding biosynthetic arginine decarboxylase: protein MSDDMSLGSPSSAGGQGVLRSMQEVAMSSQEASKMLRTYNIAWWGNNYYDVNELGHISVCPDPDVPHACVDLAKLVKAREAQGQRLPALFCFPQILQHRLRSINAAFKRARESYGYNGDYFLVYPIKVNQHRRVIESLIHSGEPLGLEAGSKAELMAVLAHAGMTRSVIVCNGYKDREYIRLALIGEKMGHKVYLVIEKMSEIAIVLDEAERLNVIPRLGVRARLASQGSGKWQSSGGEKSKFGLAATQVLQLVETLREAGRLDSLQLLHFHLGSQMANIRDIATGVRESARFYVELHKLGVDIQCFDVGGGLGVDYEGTRSQSDCSVNYGLNEYANNIIWAIGDACEENGLPHPTVITESGRAVTAHHTVLVSNIIGVERNEYTVPVAPADDAPRALQSMWETWQEMHEPGTRRSLREWLHDSQMDLHDIHIGYSSGTFSLQERAWAEQLYLSMCHEVQKQLDPQNRAHRPIIDELQERMADKMYVNFSLFQSMPDAWGIDQLFPVLPLEGLDQVPERRAVLLDITCDSDGAIDHYIDGDGIATTMPMPEYDPDNPPMLGFFMVGAYQEILGNMHNLFGDTEAVDVFVFPDGSVEVELSDEGDTVADMLQYVQLDPKTLLTHFRDQVKQTDLDDALQQQFLEEFEAGLYGYTYLEDE, encoded by the coding sequence ATGTCTGACGACATGTCTTTGGGTTCGCCTTCGTCAGCAGGCGGACAGGGTGTACTACGCTCCATGCAGGAGGTTGCAATGAGCTCCCAGGAAGCCAGCAAGATGCTGCGTACTTACAATATTGCCTGGTGGGGCAATAACTACTATGACGTCAATGAGTTGGGTCACATTAGCGTGTGCCCGGACCCGGACGTACCGCACGCGTGCGTCGATCTCGCTAAGCTGGTGAAAGCGCGCGAAGCGCAGGGGCAACGCCTGCCTGCACTGTTTTGCTTCCCACAGATCCTGCAACACCGCCTGCGCTCCATTAACGCCGCGTTCAAACGCGCGCGCGAGTCGTACGGCTACAACGGTGACTATTTCCTGGTCTATCCGATCAAGGTTAACCAGCATCGTCGTGTAATCGAATCCCTCATCCACTCTGGCGAACCGCTGGGGCTGGAAGCCGGTTCCAAAGCTGAACTGATGGCGGTCCTGGCGCATGCCGGGATGACCCGTTCCGTGATCGTGTGTAACGGCTATAAGGACCGTGAATACATCCGTCTGGCGCTGATCGGCGAGAAGATGGGCCACAAGGTCTATCTGGTCATCGAGAAGATGTCTGAAATCGCGATTGTGCTGGATGAAGCCGAACGTCTGAATGTCATTCCGCGTCTGGGCGTGCGTGCGCGTCTGGCATCGCAGGGCTCCGGTAAATGGCAGTCCTCCGGCGGCGAAAAATCCAAATTCGGTCTGGCGGCAACGCAGGTACTACAACTGGTGGAAACCCTGCGCGAAGCCGGGCGTCTCGATAGCCTGCAACTGCTGCATTTCCATCTCGGTTCGCAGATGGCGAATATTCGCGACATCGCCACCGGCGTGCGTGAGTCCGCGCGGTTCTATGTTGAGCTGCATAAGCTGGGCGTCGATATTCAGTGTTTCGACGTCGGCGGCGGTCTGGGCGTGGACTACGAAGGTACCCGCTCGCAGTCTGACTGCTCGGTGAACTACGGCCTGAATGAGTACGCCAACAACATCATCTGGGCGATTGGCGATGCCTGTGAGGAAAATGGCCTGCCGCATCCGACGGTGATCACCGAGTCTGGTCGTGCGGTTACCGCGCACCACACGGTGCTGGTGTCCAACATCATCGGCGTTGAGCGTAACGAATATACCGTGCCTGTCGCCCCGGCTGACGATGCGCCACGTGCGCTGCAAAGCATGTGGGAAACCTGGCAGGAGATGCACGAACCGGGCACCCGTCGCTCGCTGCGTGAATGGTTGCACGACAGCCAGATGGATCTGCACGATATCCACATCGGCTACTCTTCCGGCACCTTCAGCCTGCAGGAGCGTGCGTGGGCGGAACAGCTTTACTTAAGCATGTGTCACGAAGTGCAGAAACAACTGGATCCGCAAAACCGCGCGCACCGTCCGATCATCGATGAACTGCAGGAGCGCATGGCGGACAAAATGTACGTCAACTTCTCGCTGTTCCAGTCGATGCCGGATGCGTGGGGTATCGATCAACTGTTCCCGGTCTTGCCGCTGGAAGGGCTGGATCAGGTGCCTGAACGTCGTGCGGTGCTGCTGGACATCACCTGTGATTCCGACGGCGCTATCGATCACTACATCGACGGCGACGGCATTGCGACCACCATGCCGATGCCGGAGTACGATCCGGATAACCCGCCAATGCTCGGTTTCTTCATGGTCGGTGCGTATCAGGAGATCCTCGGTAATATGCACAACCTGTTCGGTGATACAGAAGCGGTTGACGTGTTTGTCTTCCCGGACGGCAGCGTGGAAGTTGAGCTGTCGGATGAAGGGGATACCGTGGCGGACATGCTGCAATACGTGCAGTTGGATCCGAAAACGTTGCTGACGCACTTCCGCGATCAGGTGAAACAGACCGATCTGGATGATGCGTTGCAGCAGCAGTTCCTCGAAGAGTTCGAGGCGGGTCTGTACGGCTATACGTATCTCGAAGATGAATAA
- the metK gene encoding methionine adenosyltransferase produces the protein MAKHLFTSESVSEGHPDKIADQISDAVLDAILEQDPKARVACETYVKTGMVLVGGEITTSAWVDIEEITRNTVREIGYVHSDMGFDANSCAVLSAIGKQSPDINQGVDRADPLEQGAGDQGLMFGYATNETEVLMPAPITYAHRLVQRQAEVRKNGTLPWLRPDAKSQVTFQYDDGKIVGIDAVVLSTQHAEDIDQASLKEAVMEEIIKPVLPTEWLNSATKFFINPTGRFVIGGPMGDCGLTGRKIIVDTYGGMARHGGGAFSGKDPSKVDRSAAYAGRYVAKNIVAAGLADRCEIQVSYAIGVAEPTSIMVETFGTEKVPTEQLTLLVREFFDLRPYGLIQMLDLLHPIYKETAAYGHFGREHFPWEKTDKAQVLREAAGLK, from the coding sequence ATGGCAAAACACCTTTTTACGTCCGAGTCCGTATCAGAAGGGCATCCTGACAAAATCGCTGACCAAATCTCTGATGCCGTGCTGGATGCTATTCTGGAACAGGATCCGAAAGCGCGCGTCGCGTGTGAGACCTACGTAAAAACCGGCATGGTTTTAGTCGGCGGTGAAATCACCACCAGCGCATGGGTTGATATCGAAGAGATCACACGTAACACCGTGCGCGAAATTGGCTATGTGCATTCCGACATGGGCTTTGATGCCAACTCGTGTGCTGTCCTGAGCGCCATTGGTAAGCAGTCCCCGGATATCAACCAGGGCGTTGACCGTGCCGATCCGCTGGAACAGGGCGCAGGCGACCAGGGCCTGATGTTTGGCTATGCCACCAACGAAACCGAGGTACTGATGCCCGCGCCGATCACCTACGCACACCGTCTGGTGCAGCGTCAGGCTGAAGTGCGTAAGAACGGTACCCTGCCGTGGCTGCGTCCGGATGCGAAAAGCCAGGTCACGTTCCAGTACGACGACGGCAAAATTGTCGGCATCGATGCTGTAGTGCTCTCCACCCAGCATGCGGAAGATATCGATCAGGCCTCACTGAAAGAAGCGGTGATGGAAGAGATCATCAAGCCGGTTCTGCCGACCGAATGGCTGAACTCTGCCACCAAATTCTTCATCAACCCGACCGGCCGTTTTGTTATCGGCGGGCCAATGGGTGACTGCGGTCTGACCGGTCGTAAGATCATCGTTGATACCTACGGCGGCATGGCGCGTCACGGCGGCGGCGCATTCTCCGGTAAAGATCCATCGAAAGTTGACCGCTCTGCGGCCTACGCTGGACGCTATGTCGCGAAAAACATCGTTGCCGCAGGTCTGGCCGATCGCTGTGAAATTCAGGTTTCCTACGCGATCGGCGTGGCAGAACCAACGTCCATCATGGTGGAAACCTTCGGTACCGAGAAAGTGCCTACTGAGCAACTGACGCTGCTGGTTCGCGAGTTCTTCGACCTGCGTCCGTACGGCCTGATTCAGATGCTGGATCTGCTGCACCCGATCTACAAAGAGACCGCCGCTTACGGTCACTTTGGTCGCGAACATTTCCCGTGGGAAAAAACCGACAAAGCGCAGGTACTGCGCGAGGCTGCCGGTCTGAAATAA
- the galP gene encoding galactose/proton symporter produces the protein MPDNKKQGRSNKAMTFFVCFLAALAGLLFGLDIGVIAGALPFITDEFQISAHTQEWVVSSMMFGAAVGAVGSGWLSFRLGRKKSLMIGAILFVAGSLFSAAAPNVEVLILSRVLLGLAVGVASYTAPLYLSEIAPEKIRGSMISMYQLMITIGILGAYLSDTAFSYSGAWRWMLGVIIIPAILLLIGVFFLPDSPRWFAAKRRFVDAERVLLRLRDTSAEAKRELDEIRESLQVKQSGWALFKENSNFRRAVFLGVLLQVMQQFTGMNVIMYYAPKIFEMAGYTNTSEQMWGTVIVGLTNVLATFIAIGLVDRWGRKPTLTLGFLVMAAGMGILGTMMHVGIHSPSAQYFAIAMLLMFIIGFAMSAGPLIWVLCSEIQPLKGRDFGITCSTATNWIANMIVGATFLTMLQNLGNANTFWVYAGLNVLFILLTLWLVPETKHVSLEHIERNLMKGRKLREIGAHD, from the coding sequence ATGCCTGACAATAAAAAACAGGGGCGTTCCAATAAGGCGATGACTTTTTTTGTCTGCTTCCTTGCAGCCCTGGCAGGATTACTTTTTGGCCTGGATATCGGCGTTATCGCTGGCGCATTACCGTTTATCACGGATGAATTCCAGATCTCCGCCCACACCCAGGAGTGGGTCGTTAGCTCCATGATGTTTGGCGCAGCGGTCGGTGCCGTCGGCAGCGGCTGGCTCTCCTTCAGGCTCGGGCGTAAGAAAAGCCTGATGATCGGCGCGATTCTGTTTGTTGCCGGGTCCCTGTTCTCCGCTGCGGCGCCGAACGTTGAAGTGCTGATCCTCTCCCGCGTTCTGCTGGGGCTGGCCGTCGGCGTAGCCTCGTACACCGCCCCGCTGTACCTGTCTGAGATCGCACCGGAAAAAATTCGCGGCAGCATGATCTCTATGTACCAGTTGATGATCACCATCGGGATCCTCGGCGCCTATCTGTCAGATACCGCCTTCAGCTACAGCGGCGCATGGCGCTGGATGCTGGGCGTGATTATCATCCCGGCAATTCTGCTGCTGATCGGCGTCTTCTTCCTGCCGGACAGCCCGCGCTGGTTTGCCGCGAAACGTCGCTTTGTCGATGCCGAACGCGTGCTGCTACGTCTGCGTGATACCAGCGCGGAAGCCAAACGCGAGTTAGATGAGATCCGCGAAAGTTTGCAGGTGAAACAAAGCGGTTGGGCGCTGTTCAAAGAGAACAGCAACTTCCGTCGTGCAGTGTTCCTTGGCGTGCTGTTGCAGGTGATGCAGCAGTTCACCGGGATGAACGTCATCATGTATTACGCGCCAAAAATCTTTGAAATGGCGGGTTACACCAATACGTCCGAGCAGATGTGGGGCACCGTGATTGTCGGTCTGACCAACGTGCTGGCCACCTTTATCGCGATTGGCCTGGTTGACCGCTGGGGTCGTAAACCGACGCTGACGCTGGGCTTCCTGGTGATGGCGGCCGGAATGGGGATCCTCGGGACGATGATGCATGTCGGCATCCACTCGCCGTCCGCGCAGTACTTTGCTATCGCGATGCTGCTGATGTTCATCATTGGTTTCGCCATGAGTGCCGGTCCGCTGATTTGGGTGTTGTGTTCTGAAATCCAGCCGCTGAAAGGCCGCGACTTCGGTATCACCTGCTCGACCGCCACCAACTGGATTGCCAACATGATTGTCGGCGCGACGTTCCTGACCATGCTGCAAAACCTCGGTAACGCGAATACCTTCTGGGTCTACGCGGGTCTGAATGTGCTGTTTATCCTGCTGACGCTGTGGCTGGTTCCGGAAACCAAACACGTCTCGCTGGAACACATCGAACGTAACCTGATGAAAGGTCGTAAGCTGCGCGAAATCGGCGCGCACGATTAA
- the yqgB gene encoding acid stress response protein YqgB, whose translation MKKKPVAQAEYQHVMLGNPTVYGLLSPLRIAIVVNCFTLVTKI comes from the coding sequence ATGAAAAAGAAACCGGTCGCTCAGGCGGAGTACCAGCACGTTATGCTGGGAAATCCGACTGTTTATGGGTTGTTATCGCCTCTTCGGATTGCGATAGTAGTCAACTGTTTTACACTTGTTACTAAAATTTGA
- the speB gene encoding agmatinase: MSTLGHQYDNSLVSNAFGFLRLPMNFQPYDSDADWVITGVPFDMATSGRAGGRHGPAAIRQVSTNLAWEHNRFPWNFDMRERLNVVDCGDLVYAFGDAREMSEKLQAHAEKLLAAGKRMLSFGGDHFVTLPLLRAHAKHFGKMALVHFDAHTDTYANGCEFDHGTMFYTAPNEGLIDPNHSVQIGIRTEFDKDNGFTVLDACQVNDRGVDDIIAQVKQIVGDMPVYLTFDIDCLDPAFAPGTGTPVIGGLTSDRAIKLVRGLKDLNIVGMDVVEVAPAYDQSEITALAAATLALEMLYIQAAKKGE; this comes from the coding sequence ATGAGCACCTTAGGTCATCAGTACGATAACTCTCTGGTTTCTAACGCGTTTGGTTTTTTACGTCTTCCGATGAACTTCCAGCCGTACGACAGCGACGCTGACTGGGTGATCACTGGCGTGCCGTTTGACATGGCGACGTCCGGTCGCGCGGGTGGACGTCACGGCCCAGCGGCAATCCGTCAGGTGTCAACGAATCTGGCCTGGGAACACAACCGCTTCCCGTGGAACTTCGACATGCGTGAGCGTCTGAACGTTGTGGACTGCGGCGATCTGGTTTACGCCTTTGGCGACGCGCGTGAAATGAGCGAAAAACTGCAGGCGCACGCAGAGAAACTGCTGGCGGCCGGTAAACGTATGCTCTCTTTTGGTGGTGACCACTTTGTAACGCTGCCGCTGCTGCGTGCGCACGCAAAACACTTTGGCAAAATGGCGCTGGTGCATTTCGATGCCCACACCGACACCTATGCGAACGGCTGTGAGTTCGACCACGGCACGATGTTCTACACCGCGCCGAACGAAGGTCTGATCGACCCGAATCACTCTGTGCAGATCGGTATTCGTACGGAGTTTGACAAAGACAACGGCTTTACCGTGCTGGACGCGTGCCAGGTGAACGATCGCGGTGTTGATGACATCATCGCTCAGGTGAAGCAGATTGTCGGTGACATGCCGGTCTATCTGACCTTTGATATCGACTGCCTGGATCCGGCATTCGCGCCGGGGACCGGTACGCCGGTGATTGGCGGTCTGACCTCCGATCGCGCTATCAAGCTGGTACGTGGTCTGAAAGATCTGAACATCGTGGGGATGGACGTGGTGGAAGTGGCACCGGCTTACGACCAGTCCGAAATTACCGCCCTGGCGGCGGCCACGCTGGCGCTGGAGATGCTGTACATCCAGGCGGCGAAGAAAGGCGAGTAA